A single genomic interval of Anthonomus grandis grandis chromosome 17, icAntGran1.3, whole genome shotgun sequence harbors:
- the LOC126746578 gene encoding uncharacterized protein LOC126746578, which yields MKTQYETHLIEKDLARAEKNSYKERYRSRSCSPRRDDRAETDQSNLARVLKKINRRLDDLERRNKGYRRSPSSSESGETSEAWSECSAHHLASPPASQREPSVVREVSAPLEKDILNILGEDDNTEKSFSDPIQPELASRWIKILHSGLSEEAKKELVKKYLPPENCSELNPPKMNIEVIKAVPENTIRRDTRLSNLQGQVGAATSAVAWLITDMLKQGEGVNIKYVECLNDIGRLLSDVHYSESVSRRELLALNINKDLKDTLT from the exons ATGAAGACCCAGTATGAAACGCATTTAATAGAAAAGGATTTAGCACGTGCAGAAAAGAATTCTTATAAGGAGAG ATATAGAAGTAGAAGCTGTTCACCAAGGAGGGATGATCGTGCAGAAACGGATCAGAGTAATCTCGCTCgagtattaaagaaaataaaccgaCGCTTAGACGATTTAGAAAGACGAAATAAAGGATATCGGAGGTCGCCGTCTAGTTCTGAATCCGGGGAAACATCCGAGGCGTGGTCAGAATGCA GTGCCCATCATTTGGCCTCACCACCTGCCTCACAAAGAGAACCTAGTGTTGTTAGAGAGGTATCAGCCCCCCTCGAAAAAGATATTCTAAATATTCTGGGTGAGGATGATAACAcagaaaaatcattttctgATCCTATTCAGCCAGAGCTGGCTTCACGTTGGATAAAAATTCTACACTCTGGGCTATCAGAGGAAGCTAAAAAGGAATTAGTTAAAAAGTATTTGCCTCCAGAAAACTGCTCTGAATTGAATCCCCCAAAAATGAATATAGAAGTCATAAAAGCAGTTCCAGAAAATACCATTAGACGTGATACACGTTTATCCAATCTTCAGGGACAAGTGGGAGCTGCAACTTCGGCCGTCGCTTGGCTGATTACAGATATGCTTAAACAAGGGGAGGGGGTAAACATCAAATATGTAGAGTGCCTTAATGACATTGGTCGCTTACTTAGTGACGTTCATTACTCAGAATCAGTTTCTCGAAGGGAATTATTAGccctaaatataaataaggatcTAAAGGACACCTTAACCTAG